A part of Homoserinibacter sp. YIM 151385 genomic DNA contains:
- a CDS encoding serine/threonine-protein kinase — protein MARRLPSQPPVLPGFSFVHILGSGGFADVFLYEQNMPRRQVAVKVMLNEVVNDQVRQMFQAEANLMAQVSAHPSILTVYQAGVSADGRPYLVMELCSAALSERYRRERIPVPEVLRIAVRIGSAVETAHRAGVLHRDIKPSNILLTAYGHPVLSDFGIASTLSSARDEEAVGLSVPWSAPEVLLDETPGSVTSEVWSLAATVYSLLAGRSPFEVAGGSNTSAELIGRIGRAKPQAIARPDVPASLEQLLRRAMSRRPEQRPQSAIELVRELQLIESELGVAQTPIEVAMDDWALQTVGDLEERTKVRAVPTGAAAASRRRRRRQALGRETHEAVGTVLRDPSLPPRLSRSRTGAPPAGPQVLIWVLIVSAVLVLGLGAAAIAVLVRAAGGGDIPRVAEISAVEQDGAVEFSWDDPGIADGDLYRVQVRDGESSIQGSPSFRVAAVPGELVCLTVSVNRDGTSGEPSAEKCLDVQDGG, from the coding sequence ATGGCGCGCCGTCTGCCGTCGCAGCCTCCCGTCCTGCCCGGGTTCAGCTTCGTGCACATCCTGGGCTCGGGCGGCTTCGCCGACGTCTTCCTCTACGAGCAGAACATGCCGCGCCGCCAGGTCGCCGTCAAGGTCATGCTCAACGAGGTCGTCAACGACCAGGTGCGCCAGATGTTCCAGGCCGAGGCGAACCTCATGGCGCAGGTGAGCGCACACCCCTCGATCCTCACCGTCTACCAGGCGGGGGTCTCCGCCGACGGCCGCCCCTACCTCGTCATGGAGCTCTGCTCCGCCGCGCTGAGCGAGCGCTACCGTCGCGAGCGGATCCCCGTGCCGGAGGTGCTCCGCATCGCCGTCCGCATCGGCTCGGCGGTCGAGACGGCCCACCGTGCGGGCGTGCTCCACCGCGACATCAAGCCCTCGAACATCCTGCTCACCGCCTACGGGCATCCCGTGCTCTCCGACTTCGGCATCGCCTCGACGCTGAGCTCGGCACGCGACGAGGAGGCCGTCGGGCTCTCGGTGCCGTGGTCGGCGCCCGAGGTCCTGCTCGACGAGACCCCCGGCTCCGTCACGAGCGAGGTGTGGTCGCTCGCCGCGACCGTCTACTCGCTCCTCGCGGGCCGGTCGCCCTTCGAGGTCGCCGGCGGCTCGAACACCTCTGCCGAGCTGATCGGCCGCATCGGGCGGGCGAAGCCGCAGGCGATCGCGCGCCCCGACGTGCCCGCGAGCCTCGAGCAGCTGCTCCGCCGCGCCATGTCCCGTCGCCCCGAGCAGCGACCGCAGAGCGCGATCGAGCTCGTGCGCGAGCTGCAGCTCATCGAATCCGAGCTCGGCGTCGCGCAGACCCCCATCGAGGTCGCGATGGACGACTGGGCGCTCCAGACGGTCGGCGACCTCGAGGAGCGCACGAAGGTCCGCGCCGTCCCGACCGGGGCCGCCGCCGCGAGCCGCCGCCGCCGCCGTCGGCAGGCGCTCGGGCGGGAGACCCACGAGGCCGTCGGCACGGTGCTCCGCGATCCGAGCCTGCCGCCGCGGCTCTCCCGCAGCCGCACCGGCGCGCCGCCCGCCGGACCGCAGGTGCTGATCTGGGTGCTCATCGTGAGCGCGGTGCTCGTGCTGGGCCTCGGCGCGGCCGCCATCGCCGTGCTCGTGCGCGCCGCGGGCGGGGGCGACATCCCGCGCGTCGCCGAGATCTCCGCCGTCGAGCAGGACGGCGCCGTCGAGTTCAGCTGGGACGACCCGGGGATCGCCGACGGCGACCTGTACCGCGTGCAGGTGCGCGACGGCGAGTCGAGCATCCAGGGGAGCCCCAGCTTCCGCGTCGCCGCCGTGCCCGGCGAGCTCGTCTGCCTCACCGTGTCGGTGAACCGCGACGGCACCTCGGGCGAGCCGAGCGCCGAGAAGTGCCTCGACGTCCAGGACGGCGGGTGA